CCCGTGCCGCAGATGCCATTTTGCTCGGCGCTGTGGGCGGTCCCAAGTGGGACACCATTGATCCGGCCCTGCGGCCTGAGCGTGGCCTGTTGAAAATCCGCTCCGAGCTGGGCCTGTTTGGCAACTTGCGCCCGGCCTTGCTGTATCCGCAGCTGGCGGAGTCTTCCACGTTGAAGCCGGAGGTGGTCTCGGGGCTGGATATTCTGATCGTGCGCGAGCTTACCGGTGGTATCTATTTCGGCCAGCCACGTGAGCGGCTGGTGAAAGACGGCGAGCGCATGGCCTATGACACCCTGCCGTACAGTGAAAGTGAAGTGCGCCGTATCGCCAAAGTCGGTTTTGACATGGCCATGGTGCGCAACAGGAAACTGTGTTCGGTCGATAAGGCCAATGTGTTGGCGTCCAGCCAGCTCTGGCGTGAAGTGGTTGAAGAGGTCGCGCGCGACTATCCCGAGGTGGAACTGTCACACATGTATGTCGACAACGCCGCCATGCAGCTGGTGCGTGCGCCAAAACAGTTTGACGTGATAGTGACGGACAACATGTTTGGTGACATTTTGTCCGATCAGGCGTCCATGCTCACAGGGTCAATCGGTATGTTGCCCTCAGCGTCACTGGATGCCAATAACAAGGGCATGTATGAGCCGTGCCACGGCAGCGCGCCGGATATCGCCGGGCAGGGCATTGCCAACCCGCTGGCGACCATTCTGTCGGTTTCCATGCTGCTCCGTTACAGCTTCAATGAGGTCAAGGCAGCCGATGCGATTGAGCAGGCAGTCAGCCAGGTATTGGACCAGGGCCTGCGTACCGGCGACATCATGGCCGCAGGCTGCCGCAAGGTCAGTACCGCAGAAATGGGTGCGGCCGTGGTAGCGGCGCTGAAAAACCTGTAGTCTGTACTGCTATTTTGCGACGCCCGACTATATGTTGGGCGTTGCTGTCTTTGAATCTGTTCACCCTATGGGGTTGTTGTCATGAAAA
This sequence is a window from Halopseudomonas salegens. Protein-coding genes within it:
- the leuB gene encoding 3-isopropylmalate dehydrogenase; this encodes MKNILILPGDGIGPEIVAEAVKVLELANDKFALDVQLSHDELGGAAYDKYGVPLADETLDRARAADAILLGAVGGPKWDTIDPALRPERGLLKIRSELGLFGNLRPALLYPQLAESSTLKPEVVSGLDILIVRELTGGIYFGQPRERLVKDGERMAYDTLPYSESEVRRIAKVGFDMAMVRNRKLCSVDKANVLASSQLWREVVEEVARDYPEVELSHMYVDNAAMQLVRAPKQFDVIVTDNMFGDILSDQASMLTGSIGMLPSASLDANNKGMYEPCHGSAPDIAGQGIANPLATILSVSMLLRYSFNEVKAADAIEQAVSQVLDQGLRTGDIMAAGCRKVSTAEMGAAVVAALKNL